The DNA segment CCGACAGCCACGCCTCCTGCACGACGTCCTCCGCCTCGGCCGCGCTGCCGGTCAGCCGCAGCGCGACCCGGTACATCCGGGGAGTGTGCTTGCGGACCAGCCGGTCGAAGGCCGCGGCCTCACCGCGAGCGGCCCTGGCGAGCACGGCGATGTCCGGGTCGCGTCCCTCGCCGGTGTTTCCGGGGGCGCGGGTGTCGTTCATCAGCCCGGGTCGTCCGGATCGTGCCCAGCCCTGCGGTAGCGCAGCATCGTGAACCCGTCCTCGTGCAGCAGTGACTCCAGCCGCATCGCGCGCGGTTCCGGTGCCGCCAATCCCGCGACGATCCGGTCGGCTCCCGCTCCGGCCAGCAGCGGCGCCAGCGTCAGGCACAGCTGGTCGACGCGATCCTGGGCGACGAGCGTGGCGAACAGATGCGGCCCTCCCTCGCAGTTGATCCTGCGCAGGCCGCGTTCGTCCAGCAGCGCCAGCGCCGCTTCGAGGTCGACGGCGTGCTCACCGGCGACGAGCACCTCGGCGCCGGCGTCAGTGAGCGCCGCTCTGCGTTCCACGGGGGCATTCTCCGTGGTGATCACGATCGGGGGCACGAGCGTGTCGGTGAACAGCGGGCCGTCCGGCCGGATCGTGCAGCGGCCGGTCACGACCGCGATGGGTGGCACTTCGGCCAGGCCGCGGGCCAGCCGTCGTTCGGCGCGCGCGGCGTTCGACCTGACGCCCCGGTAGTTCTCGGCCTTGACGGTGCCCGCGCCGACGAGTACCACGTCGGCCAGTTCCCTGCCCAGCGCGAAGATCCGTTTGTCAGCGGGATGCGACAGTCCCTCCGAGCGGTCGGACACCGTCACCGCGCCGTCGGCCGACGACACGAAATTGGCCTGCACCCATGGCCCGCTCAGCTGATCGGGGTAGGCGTAGAGCTGTTCGAGGTCGGTGTCGGAGAGCGGGCCGGAAGGCTCGCCGTCC comes from the Prauserella marina genome and includes:
- a CDS encoding pyrimidine reductase family protein → MQRLWPPVQDGEPSGPLSDTDLEQLYAYPDQLSGPWVQANFVSSADGAVTVSDRSEGLSHPADKRIFALGRELADVVLVGAGTVKAENYRGVRSNAARAERRLARGLAEVPPIAVVTGRCTIRPDGPLFTDTLVPPIVITTENAPVERRAALTDAGAEVLVAGEHAVDLEAALALLDERGLRRINCEGGPHLFATLVAQDRVDQLCLTLAPLLAGAGADRIVAGLAAPEPRAMRLESLLHEDGFTMLRYRRAGHDPDDPG